The Gemmatimonadales bacterium genome includes a region encoding these proteins:
- a CDS encoding metalloregulator ArsR/SmtB family transcription factor — translation MPAVTADLDIAAQRFHALSDPTRLQIVGMLMHGERCVCELMSELDAAQSRLSFHLRVLREAGLVTARREAQWMYYTLRAEGIAEIIDVLTMSPPAWKRAAAKCC, via the coding sequence ATGCCAGCCGTCACTGCCGATCTCGATATCGCTGCCCAGCGATTCCACGCGCTCTCCGATCCGACCCGTCTCCAGATCGTCGGCATGCTCATGCACGGCGAACGCTGCGTCTGCGAACTGATGAGCGAACTCGACGCGGCCCAGTCGCGTCTCTCGTTCCATCTCCGCGTCCTCCGCGAAGCCGGTCTCGTCACCGCACGGCGTGAGGCGCAGTGGATGTACTACACGCTGCGCGCCGAAGGAATCGCGGAGATAATCGATGTGCTGACGATGTCGCCTCCCGCATGGAAACGCGCGGCTGCCAAGTGCTGCTGA
- a CDS encoding MogA/MoaB family molybdenum cofactor biosynthesis protein, with protein sequence MGAPTRIAVLTISDAGARGEREDRSGHAIVDWIAEQHHELTARALVPDESLEISNHLMQWADSDIADLIITTGGTGLAPRDHTPEATRAVIDREAPGIAEAIRATGLRETPRAALSRGIAGIRGRTLIVNLPGSTSAVRDGLTTLAPLVDHLAAILHGDTAHQ encoded by the coding sequence ATGGGAGCACCAACCAGGATCGCCGTCCTCACCATCTCCGACGCCGGCGCCCGCGGCGAACGCGAAGACCGCTCTGGCCACGCGATCGTGGACTGGATCGCCGAGCAGCATCACGAATTGACCGCCCGCGCCCTCGTTCCTGATGAATCGCTCGAGATCAGCAACCACTTAATGCAGTGGGCCGACAGCGACATCGCCGACCTGATCATCACCACCGGCGGCACCGGGCTCGCTCCGCGCGACCACACCCCCGAGGCGACCCGCGCCGTGATCGACCGCGAAGCTCCCGGGATCGCCGAAGCGATCCGCGCCACCGGACTCCGCGAAACGCCGCGCGCCGCACTGTCGCGCGGGATCGCCGGGATCCGCGGCCGCACCCTGATCGTCAATCTTCCCGGGTCGACCTCCGCCGTTCGCGACGGTCTCACCACCCTCGCACCGCTTGTCGATCACCTCGCCGCCATCCTGCACGGCGATACGGCACATCAATGA
- a CDS encoding multicopper oxidase domain-containing protein, giving the protein MTPGHYARSLSRRQFMFTGLASSAAIAAGCARQSQRTDHAPSEDTTSQPQSAADVTIRIAPVLLELAPDHIISTIGYNGSVPGPLIRLKEGRTVSIELINETDTAELVHWHGQFVPTTIDGAAEEGTPPVAAHGRRRYQLTPRPSGTRWVHTHTFAGSDLNRGTYTGQFAGVYVEPASEPGRYDREVFLVTHEWEPFFGAQEMGTDAEIWPQGTVRPPSTDSKPNGYEIGYRSFSINGKSLGHGEPVRVRQGERVIFRIINASATENIQLALPGHQFEVVALDGNPVPTPTKVNVLALGVAERIDAVVEMNRPGVWILGTPKDDDRRDGMGIVVEYAGATGAPRWIAPQEEAWDYTRFGAAGGAVPPPDETIALTFGKINGGPHGFNRWPINGTLFEQSEPIVLHQGRHYRLSFRNEADDPHSVHLHRHSFELVNINGRPTSGIMKDTIVVPGFGAMDVDFVANDPGATLFHCHQTLHMDFGFMRLFRYA; this is encoded by the coding sequence GTGACACCAGGCCACTACGCTCGATCACTTTCGCGCCGCCAGTTCATGTTCACCGGACTCGCCAGTAGCGCCGCGATCGCCGCCGGCTGCGCTCGTCAATCACAGCGCACCGACCACGCTCCATCTGAAGACACCACCAGTCAACCGCAGTCCGCAGCTGACGTGACGATCCGGATTGCCCCGGTGTTGCTGGAGCTGGCACCCGATCACATCATCAGCACCATCGGATACAACGGCAGCGTCCCCGGTCCACTCATCCGGCTCAAGGAAGGTCGCACAGTCTCCATCGAGCTGATCAACGAAACCGACACCGCCGAGCTGGTGCACTGGCACGGCCAGTTCGTGCCGACCACGATCGACGGCGCCGCAGAGGAAGGGACCCCTCCCGTCGCAGCGCACGGTCGGCGGCGCTACCAGTTGACGCCCCGTCCTTCGGGAACGCGCTGGGTACACACCCACACCTTCGCCGGATCCGACTTGAATCGCGGCACCTACACTGGCCAGTTCGCCGGCGTCTATGTCGAGCCCGCGAGCGAACCGGGGCGCTACGATCGCGAAGTCTTTCTGGTGACGCACGAATGGGAACCGTTCTTCGGCGCCCAGGAGATGGGGACCGACGCGGAGATCTGGCCGCAGGGAACGGTGCGGCCCCCCTCTACCGACAGCAAGCCGAACGGTTACGAAATCGGCTACCGCTCCTTTTCGATCAACGGCAAGTCCCTCGGCCACGGCGAGCCGGTGCGCGTTCGGCAAGGCGAGCGCGTCATCTTCCGGATCATCAATGCGAGTGCCACCGAGAACATCCAGCTCGCGCTGCCGGGACATCAGTTCGAAGTCGTGGCACTCGATGGCAATCCTGTTCCCACTCCGACCAAGGTGAACGTCCTCGCACTCGGCGTCGCCGAGCGGATCGATGCCGTCGTCGAAATGAACCGGCCGGGAGTGTGGATCCTCGGCACGCCGAAGGACGACGACCGGCGCGACGGGATGGGGATCGTCGTCGAATACGCCGGCGCAACCGGCGCACCGCGATGGATCGCTCCGCAAGAAGAGGCGTGGGACTACACCAGGTTCGGTGCTGCGGGAGGCGCGGTGCCGCCGCCGGACGAGACGATCGCCCTCACCTTCGGCAAGATCAACGGCGGCCCGCACGGCTTCAATCGATGGCCGATCAACGGGACGCTCTTCGAGCAGAGCGAGCCGATCGTGCTGCATCAGGGGCGCCACTATCGGTTGTCGTTCCGCAACGAGGCAGACGACCCGCATTCGGTGCACCTGCATCGGCATTCGTTCGAGCTCGTGAACATCAACGGCCGTCCCACCTCCGGCATCATGAAGGACACCATCGTGGTCCCCGGGTTCGGCGCAATGGATGTCGACTTCGTGGCAAACGACCCCGGCGCAACACTCTTCCATTGCCACCAGACGCTGCACATGGATTTCGGCTTCATGCGGTTGTTCCGGTATGCGTGA
- a CDS encoding arsenite methyltransferase yields MPDEIKEVVRDRYAAAALRVAAGESNGCCGGSASSGCDDPITSNLYSDSETACLPQDAVLASLGCGNPTALAALEPGETVLDLGSGGGIDVLLSARRVGPTGKAYGLDMTDEMLALARANQAKAGVMNAEFLKGDIEHIPLPDNSIDVIISNCVINLSGDKKTVIAEAFRVLKPGGRFAVSDVVVRGELPAEVRRSMELWVGCVAGALSEEDFLSFLGHAGFVDASIEPTRVYAFEDARAFLQESGVNTEVLAREVSGRVMGAFVRATKPLAKSCCGPDCCPPAA; encoded by the coding sequence ATGCCCGATGAAATCAAGGAAGTCGTTCGCGACCGCTACGCCGCCGCAGCACTCCGCGTCGCCGCCGGCGAATCGAATGGCTGCTGCGGCGGCAGCGCATCGTCCGGGTGCGACGATCCAATCACCTCCAACCTCTACAGCGACTCCGAAACCGCCTGCCTCCCACAGGACGCCGTCCTCGCGTCCCTCGGCTGCGGCAACCCGACCGCGCTCGCGGCACTCGAACCCGGCGAAACAGTCCTCGACCTGGGCTCGGGCGGCGGGATCGACGTCCTCCTCTCGGCCAGGCGCGTCGGACCGACCGGCAAGGCGTACGGCCTCGACATGACCGACGAGATGCTGGCGCTGGCGCGAGCCAACCAGGCGAAGGCCGGCGTCATGAACGCCGAGTTCCTCAAGGGCGACATCGAACACATTCCACTCCCCGACAACTCCATCGACGTCATCATCTCCAACTGCGTCATCAACCTCTCCGGCGACAAGAAGACCGTGATCGCCGAAGCCTTCCGCGTCCTCAAGCCCGGCGGGCGCTTCGCCGTGTCCGATGTCGTGGTTCGCGGTGAGTTGCCGGCGGAAGTTCGCCGCAGCATGGAACTGTGGGTCGGCTGCGTCGCCGGTGCGCTCTCGGAAGAAGACTTCCTCAGCTTTCTCGGCCACGCGGGATTCGTCGACGCGAGCATCGAACCGACCCGCGTCTACGCCTTCGAGGATGCCCGCGCGTTCCTGCAGGAATCAGGGGTGAACACGGAAGTGCTGGCGCGCGAAGTGAGCGGCCGGGTGATGGGCGCATTCGTTCGCGCGACGAAACCTCTCGCGAAGAGTTGCTGCGGGCCGGATTGCTGCCCGCCCGCGGCGTGA
- a CDS encoding sigma-54 dependent transcriptional regulator, with the protein MTAKVVITLADLETAVPLDRALGASGIASAVAASLDEARAAIRRDHPSLLVITGGVHESSTAGLATYARDHEVAVLALLESTDSENTSRAVHLAATEILVKPVAIDELAATVHRMVDRRDLQRHTGIFGESAAIQEVLVKIEQMAPVSSTVLIQGESGTGKELVAKGIHDLSPRRGRPFIAVNCAALPETLLESELFGHEKGAFTGAAERRLGRFELADTGTIFLDEIGEIPASVQVKLLRVLETRSFFRVGGVQPIKVDVRVVAATNRPLKDRVASGEFRDDLFYRLNVLSIYLPPLRERRDDIPLLVKRFVREFTAQHERTFPGIAADAMQRLVQAPWPGNVRQLRNLIESMVVLAPVHEIQAGDIPPDVLEGTPSLLPMRIGTHTQLGERPLGGAEFEFILRSLMELRSQLEELRRRIDERHHEVQLIEVTDPTIPVALPIAAVGPVSAAEEEPPPTTVIYRPGMTMAEIERAAIEAVLTEHRGNRRKAAQVLGIGERTLYRKLKEYELG; encoded by the coding sequence ATGACTGCCAAAGTCGTCATCACCCTCGCCGATCTCGAAACCGCGGTCCCGCTCGACCGCGCCCTCGGCGCCTCCGGCATCGCCTCTGCCGTCGCCGCGTCGCTCGACGAAGCGCGCGCCGCCATTCGCCGCGATCACCCATCACTCCTGGTGATCACCGGCGGCGTCCACGAATCGTCGACCGCGGGACTCGCCACCTACGCGCGCGATCACGAAGTCGCCGTCCTCGCACTGCTCGAATCGACCGACTCCGAGAACACCAGTCGCGCCGTCCACCTCGCCGCAACCGAGATCCTCGTCAAGCCGGTCGCGATCGACGAACTCGCCGCAACGGTGCACCGGATGGTCGATCGCCGCGATCTCCAGCGCCACACCGGAATCTTCGGCGAAAGCGCCGCGATCCAGGAAGTCCTCGTCAAGATCGAGCAGATGGCGCCGGTGTCGAGCACGGTGCTGATCCAGGGCGAATCGGGCACCGGCAAGGAACTCGTCGCGAAGGGAATTCACGATCTCTCGCCGCGCCGCGGCCGCCCGTTCATCGCGGTCAACTGCGCGGCACTCCCCGAGACGCTCCTCGAAAGCGAACTCTTCGGTCATGAGAAGGGTGCCTTCACCGGTGCCGCCGAACGCCGCCTCGGCCGCTTCGAGCTCGCCGACACAGGGACGATTTTCCTCGACGAGATCGGCGAGATCCCCGCCAGCGTGCAGGTCAAGCTGCTGCGGGTTCTCGAGACCCGTTCGTTCTTCCGCGTCGGCGGCGTGCAACCAATCAAGGTCGATGTGCGCGTTGTTGCAGCGACCAACCGTCCGCTCAAGGATCGCGTCGCGAGCGGCGAGTTCCGCGACGATCTCTTCTATCGCCTCAACGTCCTCTCGATCTATCTCCCGCCGCTGCGCGAGCGGCGCGACGACATTCCGCTCCTCGTCAAGCGCTTCGTCCGCGAATTCACCGCGCAGCACGAGCGCACCTTCCCCGGGATCGCCGCCGACGCGATGCAGCGGCTGGTGCAGGCGCCGTGGCCGGGGAATGTGCGCCAGCTGCGCAACCTGATCGAATCGATGGTGGTGCTGGCGCCGGTGCACGAGATTCAGGCCGGCGACATCCCGCCCGATGTCCTCGAAGGGACACCGTCGCTCCTCCCGATGCGGATCGGCACACACACGCAACTCGGCGAGCGGCCGCTGGGCGGCGCCGAGTTCGAGTTCATCCTCAGGTCGCTGATGGAGCTGCGGTCACAACTGGAGGAGTTGCGGCGGCGGATCGACGAGCGCCATCACGAAGTGCAGCTGATCGAGGTCACCGACCCGACGATTCCCGTGGCGCTGCCGATCGCGGCGGTTGGCCCGGTTTCGGCAGCGGAGGAGGAGCCGCCGCCAACGACCGTGATCTACCGGCCGGGAATGACGATGGCCGAGATCGAGCGGGCGGCGATCGAAGCGGTCCTGACCGAGCATCGGGGGAACCGTAGGAAGGCGGCCCAGGTCCTCGGCATCGGGGAGCGGACCCTCTATCGGAAGCTCAAGGAGTATGAGCTCGGCTGA
- a CDS encoding MIP family channel protein yields the protein MLPARGVIRPRLAAEAVGTFFLVLIGPGAAGVNAFTHGNVGGVGIALAFGCVLVAGIYALGHISGAHFNPAVTLGFLVARRMPPREVAPYIASQLIGATAAAFLLRFVIGAAANASATVPSIPAIPALALEIVLTVFLMLVIMAVATDDRVAGPVAGVAVGLAVCGDALMGGALTGASMNPARSFGPALATGQWEGHWIYWAGPIAGAALAVLLYDYIRQGTAHDHRQ from the coding sequence TTGCTGCCCGCCCGCGGCGTGATTCGTCCGCGGCTCGCCGCCGAGGCGGTCGGCACCTTCTTTCTCGTGCTGATCGGGCCGGGCGCCGCCGGCGTGAACGCCTTCACGCATGGCAACGTTGGTGGCGTCGGCATCGCGCTCGCGTTCGGATGCGTCCTCGTCGCGGGGATCTACGCCCTCGGTCACATCTCCGGGGCACATTTCAACCCTGCGGTAACACTCGGATTTCTCGTCGCGCGCCGAATGCCGCCCCGCGAGGTTGCCCCATACATCGCGTCGCAGCTCATCGGGGCCACAGCGGCCGCGTTCCTGTTGCGGTTCGTCATTGGCGCGGCGGCGAACGCCAGCGCAACGGTGCCGAGCATTCCGGCGATCCCGGCGCTGGCATTGGAGATCGTCCTCACCGTCTTCCTGATGCTCGTCATCATGGCAGTCGCAACTGACGATCGTGTTGCCGGTCCGGTGGCAGGAGTGGCGGTCGGTCTCGCCGTCTGTGGCGATGCGCTCATGGGCGGGGCGCTCACCGGGGCGAGCATGAATCCGGCGCGCTCCTTCGGCCCCGCGCTCGCAACCGGACAGTGGGAAGGCCACTGGATCTACTGGGCGGGACCGATCGCCGGTGCGGCGCTCGCCGTGCTCCTGTACGACTACATCCGCCAGGGGACGGCGCATGACCATCGACAGTAG
- a CDS encoding metallophosphoesterase family protein, which yields MTIDSRPSGGSRRLALISDIHGNLPALEGVLADIDSRGGVDLIYHIGDLVGYGASPNEVVALLHDRGIAGVAGNYDSTVALDYIHCGCRYENPLQEAQAHESFEWTRANVTPETKRRLAQLPFRVDVRPFGGHLSGPMVTLIHGAATLNTLYWTADRTDTFCREMAERIRAKAGDVIAFGHTHLSWHRTIDGIDFVNAGSVGRPKDGDPRAGYVVMTMSPGLPATVEFRRIDYDVERAATSILATSLPAAFAEFLRRGG from the coding sequence ATGACCATCGACAGTAGACCGTCCGGTGGCTCACGGCGCCTCGCGCTGATCTCCGACATCCACGGCAACCTCCCGGCGCTCGAAGGGGTCCTCGCCGATATCGACTCGCGCGGTGGCGTCGATTTGATCTATCACATCGGCGATCTCGTCGGATACGGCGCGTCACCGAACGAGGTCGTCGCACTGCTGCACGACCGCGGCATCGCGGGAGTCGCGGGCAACTACGACTCGACTGTCGCGCTCGATTACATCCACTGCGGCTGCAGGTACGAGAATCCGTTGCAGGAAGCGCAGGCGCACGAGAGCTTCGAATGGACCAGGGCGAACGTCACACCGGAAACGAAGCGCCGTCTCGCGCAACTCCCGTTTCGCGTTGACGTGCGGCCGTTCGGAGGGCATCTCAGCGGCCCGATGGTGACGCTGATCCACGGAGCGGCAACGCTCAACACCCTCTACTGGACCGCCGATCGCACGGACACCTTCTGCCGGGAAATGGCCGAACGAATCAGGGCGAAAGCCGGCGACGTGATTGCTTTCGGTCACACCCATCTGTCGTGGCACCGGACGATCGACGGGATCGACTTCGTCAATGCCGGGTCGGTCGGCCGTCCCAAGGACGGCGATCCTCGCGCAGGATATGTGGTGATGACGATGTCGCCCGGTCTTCCAGCGACGGTTGAGTTCCGCCGGATTGACTACGACGTGGAGCGTGCCGCCACCTCGATCCTGGCGACGTCGCTCCCCGCTGCGTTCGCGGAGTTTCTGCGGCGCGGTGGCTGA